The Williamsia sp. DF01-3 genome has a window encoding:
- a CDS encoding tautomerase family protein: protein MVTPCCSRSSRPAGHAIPATTVVSTRTFSSPPSREQLPSEPTATTRFRRRRTQQNSEADMPLIQISQTPGLSDRVKRETIAAVTEAYARATGKNPDSVWVTITEVPRTQWGVGGEPLGQ, encoded by the coding sequence ATGGTGACACCGTGCTGCTCACGGTCGAGCAGACCGGCGGGGCATGCCATACCGGCGACCACAGTTGTTTCGACGCGGACGTTCTCTTCACCTCCATCTCGTGAGCAACTCCCGTCAGAACCCACAGCGACCACCCGATTCCGGCGACGCAGAACCCAGCAAAACAGTGAGGCCGACATGCCGTTGATCCAGATCTCTCAGACCCCGGGACTCAGCGACCGGGTCAAGCGCGAGACCATCGCCGCGGTCACCGAGGCCTACGCCCGCGCGACGGGGAAGAACCCTGATTCCGTGTGGGTCACGATCACCGAGGTACCGCGCACGCAGTGGGGTGTCGGTGGGGAACCGCTCGGTCAATAG